A single Salminus brasiliensis chromosome 20, fSalBra1.hap2, whole genome shotgun sequence DNA region contains:
- the bdp1 gene encoding LOW QUALITY PROTEIN: uncharacterized protein bdp1 (The sequence of the model RefSeq protein was modified relative to this genomic sequence to represent the inferred CDS: substituted 1 base at 1 genomic stop codon) yields the protein MRRARIPVKPNIRPGGRSVTAGEQPSQAPTDAAVTAEKTLRPSPSPQRSPPVEGPAEAAGVESNPTSPSEKTSTDLSDGTPSSGTTTTTAATPAAVPQRRVRITVAPKLPGPKATSTPRLLSRFPRSVPSTLPREAPQQVPNAETETPASGGSTTPTEGARQSSTTPTPPSPCLPSASGLPKPSAQEKKSMEDSPPSPQHGQVPQQPPRELEPHKYPTSASDMPSAYVNLSRCDVPGSPQKGAAMLSDKEKILRALKLKELMKIERRKDIKKGSRGTRRKQEYTPVDRSKMTMKDLIYYLPDTSPMRNSTVCEETEEETIVPPSPKMPEKSPGWEEDEDGEEECEEEEALMPKVRVAEDGSIVLDEESLTVRIQRTSTTKVVENPTALFERGSTTTYRSFKNWNHVKSWSVRETDMFFLAISMVGTDFSLIGQLLTHRSRSEIKNKFKKEEKANGWRIDKAFRNKRPFDREFFSFLLEKVLAKDKEKGKSVKLVMATPKKRRKARGKKAEDDEESVCVSVDDEHFDEDFDMEDGEHVEAEKENNGLPNVNEADGSGPAKRKRKRTRADGEGMDKEDCSEEQGKKKTKSKRAKKTKNVINSSEDDAEGRNADGAFVNADQENEADSSTSARKKKPTRSKKAEEERQHETSVKDTKAKRSRKSLKVSDNLEESSIVDEEDSVATTKKRRRSEKGDPTEDTPASEKSSTKRKRSQKGTVLNEGSAEDGQATVTAEDEEVSEATKMDTSIPAEVMDKAPKRSGRQPKKPRPSLATSICKKPSEPEMTPPAEEEVQESQHEKNSIVEGEVRPLDAGKLQKHAVVVLEKTPPRIINQLSPSVRHKSNEESEDPAASPAVCEGSSGQEVRMRRAEKVKRSLTAVKKKGKRKAGMDQDEAEHDPGASAEDLRSSTDLLEEMVTQGSEEAEAENSLDENMIDFSCLHHLHSQMFQRKPMVVLSREEVSMILNVQDQTAEEDPSVSPLDLSLNTELSFQLQCSNLMDENNEAAQVESVLEEHGDTLQEMASCSVALEEKQGEGMGLSEPLSGWPGISTPTNIPCVKSEVCSQLEASSIATSFLDFPEPQVNPKMGEASAKDPEGPPLVTSTETVASKDPACAKLDESLPTEALIAAFPEAVTQGATLASQAAMEESKTSFLETPEIKPGSQGSVLTTSEVLMKFQGSTLGTPEIKEGSQGSVWATMEIKEDLQASSLTPSETLRTSQGSIETTSEKKEISEGKKGCQEEMEQATIPSTRLSSGASTSSEVVATLKRSRFLKPKPNLSVASKIRHSSPKQKTKTEPQKMSSEKLLPQNTDLDWDLKDLSKERPSKEQWQSQPCLMDMESGMEKGPLPSVPTLRSDVPTRCSGNQAVDVPVLCDASPAVLEPKPVATVSLSADSAEEASEQTGSSCDVDTRPPCAAKAEDLHMADTSCSWPLPTQSAEQETTGRMTGNSEEICTPAEVIQPSGDGNREEEPTFILTLYEIPVTEAYPASVSNDPVVISPLLFSDQPPLQPASEAFSASQSLETAHVSHKELSVVVLPPDEANRGSSVFEKTVPEPGKELDLPTLAQETPQQTIMPQAKNAAGEVSAKLDGEDILDVPNAELKSESKEGQELVPVEDLKPRHQSTPFPVRVSKCIAPIPQDATQCEGTSHMRLADVFVPVLELGDDFTKDTTPYEELAKQEYSPARSLFMTKENQNRPSLAEEEDVPASSRGQRDXLEPPLVKIASVKEESSKADQPNSSQIVLPESLQSTAAQAKQESNTVSEKALEKEHQITLSPGRLARCVGSVSQDSCLVPASEVVQDDVKMERAASEDKIAVIPSHKQVLGSWQSIRPFGRASHSTTITGDDKTTTPLKRRAKLQVKPSLVERKSVKNECPELPQFDLAATQVDPAHTIFSTTQQAELETEAKISARVATEEATIKPDLESSSDTKESSLATSHEVANLQPSHENMSLSGMMTTASCSGCLDSEEVGEDCEGVSHMVLADVFVPVSEEMGNDLSQDLIIPVDDSGHEKEFGIPKKPGHSKKFGKEEQNEQVKQTHAKTDSSKPSKIQKVDVLKVQDAPETEASPEAKDSGSDTETIEERLQRQHQIMPCAVKISRCTDSQPVVLEEIKEETEGVSQVVLADAIVSVSEEGGEDASIDWMQLKQTAPSSPPSTPSREKSVQRKTQPKEKKSPAKKKGKLLVKFPYFKPMVKKDKSSKSDSSESEEGALKLPQAASRMRQLSITDWAKQSVQAGSKLAAEDLSKTSRKEMSQRCLQTKEGSPLVSTETEDLERLKTSARPEPAAPEENEKTREGDPSTALLPASEDTGEASTVTAKRHEESAEEPSVSQMKKSPVRRRARLQVTPAITKRTHAKDEGDQPQSALPTSPTRQCTRAAVAKKDFDKTSRKPTKDVPKASRVETNSEAKEAALLASDPRSPKHSAVWPKVVLPRVTVPTSETGISSGSSTLTSSPLRVSTRISPPLTPQKLKTSPPGVAPKRGSPTSSEDEPSSISHYFLTDIFTEVEDED from the exons AAGTGATGGCACGCCCTCTAGtggcaccaccaccaccaccgccgccaCCCCAGCTGCAGTGCCACAGAGAAGGGTAAGAATCACGGTCGCTCCAAAACTTCCCGGGCCTAAAGCCACTTCCACACCTCGACTGCTTTCCAGATTTCCTCGATCTGTGCCATCCACTTTACCTAGAGAGGCACCTCAGCAAGTTCCTAATGCAGAGACTGAGACTCCAGCTTCTGGAGGCTCCACAACCCCCACAGAAGGAGCCAGACAGTCTTCCACAACACCGACGCCGCCTTCTCCATGTCTCCCGTCAGCCTCTGGTCTTCCTAAGCCTTCCGCCCAAGAGAAGAAGTCAATGGAAGACTCTCCACCATCCCCACAGCATGGACAAGTGCCTCAGCAGCCTCCACGTGAGCTAGAACCTCACAAATATCCAACCTCAGCATCCGATATGCCCTCAGCCTATGTGAACCTGTCCCGTTGCGATGTGCCAGGGTCTCCCCAGAAGGGGGCTGCAATGTTGTCAGACAAGGAGAAGATCCTGAGAGCCCTCAAACTGAAGGAACTGATGAAAATTGAACGGAGGAAAGATATTAAG AAGGGGAGCAGAGGGACCAGACGCAAGCAAGAATACACTCCTGTAGACCGCAGTAAGATGACCATGAAGGACCTCATATACTACCTACCAGATACCAGTCCCATGAG GAATTCCACAGTGTGCGAGGAGACTGAGGAAGAGACCATCGTTCCACCATCGCCCAA GATGCCAGAGAAGAGTCCTGGGtgggaggaggatgaggatggaGAAGAGGagtgtgaggaagaggaggcatTGATGCCGAAGGTCAGAGTTGCAGAGGATGGCTCGATTGTCCTGGATGAAGAGAG TCTGACCGTGCGAATTCAGAGGACCTCTACAACCAAAGTGGTGGAGAACCCGACTGCTCTGTTTGAGCGAGGATCTACCACAACATACAGAAGCTTCAAAAATTGGAACCATGTGAAGAGCTGGTCAGTAAGAG AGACGGACATGTTCTTCCTGGCCATCAGCATGGTGGGGACAGATTTTTCTCTCATTGGTCAGCTGTTAACTCACCGTAGCCGCTCAGAAATTAAG AACAAATTTaagaaggaggagaaagcaAATGGGTGGAGGATTGACAAAGCATTCA GGAACAAGCGACCATTCGACAGGGAATTCTTTAGCTTTCTGCTGGAGAAGGTTTTGgccaaagacaaagaaaaaggcAAATCTGTCAAACTGGTCATGGCAACACCCAAGAAACGCCGGAAAGCCAGAG ggaaaaaagctgaagatgatgaagaaagtgtctgtgtttctgttgaTGATGAACACTTTGATGAAGACTTTGACATGGAGGATGGAGAGCATGTGGAAGCAGAAAAAGAGAACAATGGTCTTCCCAATGTGAACGAGGCAGATGGGTCGGGCCCTGCCAAACGGAAGCGCAAACGCACAAGAGCTGATGGAGAGGGTATGGACAAGGAGGACTGCTCTGAGGAACAAGGCAAAAAGAAAACGAAGAGCAAACGTGCCAAGAAGACCAAAAACG TGATTAACTCTTCTGAGGACGACGCTGAAGGCAGGAATGCAGACGGTGCCTTTGTTAATGCAGATCAGGAGAATGAAGCTGACTCCAGCACATCTGCCCGTAAAAAGAAGCCTACGCGCTCGAAAAAGGCTGAAGAGGAGCGGCAGCATGAAACCTCTGTTAAAGATACCAAAGCCAAAAGAAGCAGAAAGTCCCTCAAAG TAAGTGATAACCTTGAAGAAAGCAGCATTGTGGATGAGGAGGACTCTGTGGCTACTACAAAGAAGCGTAGACGCTCTGAAAAAGGTGACCCTACAGAAGACACACCTGCCAGTGAGAAAAGCAGCACAAAGAGGAAAAGGTCACAGAAAG GCACAGTCCTAAATGAGGGATCTGCAGAAGATGGACAAGCCACAGTAACTGCAGAAGATGAAGAGGTTTCAGAAGCTACAAA AATGGACACTTCCATCCCAGCTGAAGTAATGGACAAGGCTCCAAAAAGGTCTGGCAGGCAGCCTAAGAAACCAAGACCTAGTCTGGCCACAAGTATATGCAAGAAGCCCTCTGAACCAGAAATGACTCCCCCGGCTGAAGAAGAGGTTCAGGAAAGTCAACATGAGAAGAACAGCATTGTGGAG GGAGAGGTCAGACCTTTGGATGCTGGGAAACTCCAGAAACATGCTGTGGTTGTGCTGGAAAAGACTCCCCCAAG GATAATAAACCAGCTCAGCCCTTCTGTACGACACAAAAGTAATGAAGAATCTGAGGATCCAGCTGCTTCTCCAGCTGTCTGTGAGGGATCCTCTGGCCAGGAGGTGAGAATGCGAAGAGCAGAAAAGGTGAAGCGGAGTTTGACTGCTGTCaagaaaaagggaaagagaaaagcaggGATGGATCAAGATGAGGCCGAGCATGATCCAGGAGCCTCTGCAGAAGATCTCAGGAGTTCAACAGATCTGCTAGAGGAAATGGTAACTCAGGGATCTGAAGAGGCAGAAGCTGAAAACTCCTTGGACGAG AACATGATTGACTTCTCATGCCTTCATCATTTACACA GTCAGATGTTCCAGAGAAAGCCTATGGTGGTATTATCGCGTGAAGAGGTGTCCATGATCCTGAACGTTCAGGACCAAACAGCTGAAGAAGATCCTTCAGTGAGTCCTCTGGATTTATCACTGAACACTGAGCTGTCCTTTCAGCTCCAGTGCAGCAACCTCATGGATGAGAATAACGAAGCAGCTCAGGTTGAGTCTGTGcttgaggaacatggagacACTCTTCAGGAGATGGCTTCATGTAGCGTTGCTCTTGAGGAGAAGCAGGGCGAAGGCATGGGATTAAGTGAGCCTTTATCG ggTTGGCCTGGTATCTCAACCCCAACAAACATTCCCTGCGTAAAATCAGAGG TCTGCAGTCAGCTAGAGGCAAGCAGTATAGCAACCTCTTTCTTGGACTTTCCTGAACCACAGGTCAATCCCAAGATGGGTGAAG CATCAGCAAAGGATCCTGAGGGTCCTCCACTTGTGACCTCTACGGAGACTGTGGCTTCTAAGGATCCTGCCTGCGCCAAACTTGATGAATCTCTGCCTACGGAAGCATTAATAGCTGCCTTCCCTGAAGCTGTGACGCAAGGTGCTACACTGGCATCCCAGGCTGCAATGGAGGAATCAAAGACCTCCTTCTTAGAAACCCCAGAAATCAAACCGGGCTCTCAAGGGTCTGTTTTGACAACCTCTGAGGTCTTGATGAAGTTTCAGGGCTCCACACTGGGAACACCAGAGATTAAAGAGGGTTCACAAGGGTCTGTCTGGGCAACCATGGAAATCAAAGAGGACTTGCAAGCATCTTCACTGACACCTTCTGAGACCTTGAGGACCTCCCAAGGCTCTATTGAGACAACctctgaaaaaaaggagatatCAGAAGGCAAGAAGGGTTGTCAAGAAGAAATGGAACAAGCTACCATACCCAG CACCAGATTATCTTCTGGTGCCTCTACTTCTTCTGAAGTTGTTGCCACCTTGAAGAGGAGCAGGTTTCTGAAGCCCAAGCCTAATCTGAGTGTGGCCTCTAAAATCAGGCACAGTTCTCCAAAACaaaaaaccaaaacagagcCTCAAAAAA TGTCTTCTGAGAAGCTCTTACCCCAAAACACTGATCTGGACTGGGATTTAAAAGACTTGAGCAAGGAGAGGCCCTCTAAAGAACAGTGGCAGTCTCAGCCCTGTTTGATGGATATGGAATCTGGAATGGAGAAAGGTCCCCTCCCCTCAGTCCCTACTTTAAGGTCTGACGTCCCCACACGCTGCAGTGGAAATCAAGCAGTTGATG TTCCAGTTCTCTGTGATGCATCCCCAGCAGTCCTGGAGCCGAAACCTGTCGCCACAGTTTCTCTGAGTGCAGACAGTGCTGAAGAGGCTTCTGAGCAAACAGGCAGCTCTTGTGATGTGGATAC GAGACCACCTTGTGCAGCTAAAGCAGAAGACCTCCATATGGCGGATACTTCGTGTAGCTGGCCTCTTCCCACACAGTCTGCCGAGCAGGAAACCACAGGGCGGATGACTGGGAACTCTGAG GAAATATGTACTCCGGCAGAAGTCATCCAGCCAAGCGGAG ATGGCAACAGGGAGGAGGAACCCACCTTCATCTTGACTTTGTATGAGATCCCAGTCACTGAGGCCTACCCAGCTTCAGTCAGTAATGACCCTGTGGTGATCTCGCCACTGCTGTTTTCAGACCAGCCTCCGTTACAACCTGCATCAGAGGCTTTCAG TGCCTCTCAGTCGCTGGAGACTGCACACGTTTCACACAAGGAGTTGTCTGTTGTGGTGCTTCCACCTGATGAAGCAAATAGGGGATCATCAGTGTTTgagaagactgtgcctg AGCCTGGTAAAGAACTTGACCTACCAACCCTGGCCcaagaaacaccacagcaaaccaTAATGCCTCAAGCGAAGAATGCGGCTGGTGAAGTGTCTGCGAAGCTGGATGGAGAAGATATATTAGATGTTCCAAATGCAGAATTAAAGTCTGAGAGCAAAGAGGGTCAAGAATTGGTCCCAGTTGAAGATTTGAAGCCCAGACATCAGAGCACACCATTCCCTGTTAGGGTTTCAAAATG CATCGCCCCAATACCTCAAGACGCTACACAGTGTGAGGGGACTTCCCACATGAGGTTGGCTGATGTGTTTGTTCCTGTTTTGGAACTGGGAGACGATTTTACAAAGGACACCACTCCCTATGAAGAATTAGCAAAG CAGGAATATTCTCCAGCCAGATCATTATTTATGACAAAGGAGAACCAGAATAGGCCATCATTGGCTGAGGAGGAAGACGTACCTGCCAGCAGCAGAGGTCAGAGAGACTAA CTGGAACCTCCCTTGGTGAAAATAGCGTCTGTTAAAGAAGAATCCTCCAAGGCTGATcaaccaaactcctcacagatcGTCCTGCCAGAATCTCTGCAAAGCACAGCAGCTCAGGCAAAGCAGGAGTCTAATACGGTTTCAGAAAAAGCTTTAGAGAAAGAGCACCAGATTACACTGTCCCCTGGACGCCTCGCAAGATG TGTTGGCTCGGTATCTCAGGACTCTTGCCTTGTTCCTGCTTCTGAGGTGGTACAAGATGATGTCAAAATGGAGAGGGCAGCATCT GAGGACAAGATAGCAGTTATTCCAAGTCATAAACAAGTTCTGGGCAGTTGGCAGAGCATCAGGCCTTTTGGCAGAGCCTCACATTCAACAACAATAACTGGTGATGATAAAACAACAACGCCTCTGAAAAGAAGAG CCAAGCTTCAAGTGAAGCCCAGTCTGGTCGAAAGAAAATCTGTGAAAAACGAATGCCCCGAATTGCCTCAGTTTGACTTAGCAGCCACTCAGGTAGACCCAGCACACACCATCTTCTCAACGACCCAGCAAGCTGAGCTTGAGACAGAGGCCAAGATCTCAGCCAGGGTCGCCACCGAAGAGGCTACAATAAAACCTGATCTGGAGTCAAGCTCCGACACCAAAGAAAGCTCCTTAGCGACTTCCCACGAAGTAGCAAACCTGCAACCAAGCCACGAGAACATGTCTTTAAGTGGGATGATGACGACAGCCTCATG TTCTGGTTGTCTGGACTCCGAGGAAGTTGGAGAGGACTGTGAGGGTGTTTCTCACATGGTGTTGGCTGACGTCTTTGTTCCAGTCTCTGAGGAGATGGGAAATGATTTAAGCCAGGACTTGATAATCCCTGTAGACGACAGTGGTCATGAGAAGGAATTCGGTATTCCAAAGAAGCCAGGTCACTCTAAAAAGTTTGGAAAG GAGGAACAAAATGAGCAGGTCAAGCAAACACATGCCAAAACTGACTCCTCAAAACCATCAAAGATACAGAAAGTAGATGTCCTAAAAGTACAAGATGCCCCTGAAACAGAAGCAAGTCCAGAAGCCAAAGACTCCGGCTCAGACACAGAGACTATAGAAGAACGTCTGCAGAGACAGCATCAGATCATGCCATGCGCTGTGAAGATCTCAAGATG CACCGACTCCCAGCCTGTGGTGTTGGAAGAGATTAAAGAAGAAACCGAAGGTGTTTCGCAGGTGGTTTTGGCCGATGCCATAGTGTCGGTCTCTGAAGAAGGGGGAGAAGACGCAAGCATAGATTGGATG CAGTTAAAACAGACAGCACCTTCCAGTCCCCCATCTACTCCATCAAGGGAGAAGTCAGTACAGAGGAAGACCCAACCAAAAGAGAAAAAATCCCCTGCGAAGAAGAAAG GCAAATTGCTGGTGAAGTTTCCATATTTTAAACCGATGGTCAAGAAAGACAAATCCTCAAAAAGTGACTCGTCTGAATCGGAAGAAGGTGCTTTGAAGCTGCCGCAGGCCGCTTCCCGAATGCGTCAGCTAAGCATAACCGATTGGGCGAAGCAATCGGTTCAGGCAGGATCAAAACTGGCAGCTGAAGATCTCTCGAAGACGTCTCGAAAGGAGATGAGCCAAAGATGTTTACAAACCAAAGAAGGTTCTCCCTTGGTTTCTACTGAAACTGAAGACTTGGAAAGACTGAAGACTTCAGCAAG ACCAGAGCCTGCAGCCCCTGAGGAGAATGAGAAGACTCGAGAAGGAGATCCTTCCACTGCTCTGCTGCCTGCCTCTGAGGATACTGGGGAAGCGAGCACAGTCACTGCCAAGAGACATGAA GAGTCTGCTGAGGAGCCATCAGTCTCCCAGATGAAGAAATCACCTGTCAGACGGAGAG cCAGGCTGCAGGTGACCCCTGCAATAACGAAAAGGACACATGCTAAAGATGAAGGTGATCAACCACAGTCAGCCCTGCCCACCTCACCAACCCGGCAGTGCACCAGGGCAGCTGTAGCAAAGAAGGATTTTGACAAAACGTCTAGGAAGCCGACAAAAGATGTGCCTAAAGCATCCCGAGTGGAAACCAACTCTGAGGCCAAAGAAGCTGCGTTGTTAGCAAGTGACCCACGGTCTCCGAAACACTCAGCTGTCTGGCCAAAAGTTGTCCTGCCTCGTGTAACGGTACCAACTTCGGAAACCGGCATTTCCTCAGGCTCCTCCACCCTGACCTCCTCCCCACTTAGGGTCTCTACGCGCATATCCCCACCATTGACTCCGCAGAAG CTGAAGACGTCTCCCCCCGGCGTTGCTCCTAAACGAGGTTCTCCTACGTCCAGTGAAGACGAGCCATCCAGCATATCTCACTACTTCCTCACTGATATCTTCACTGAAGTAGAGGATGAAGACTGA
- the mccc2 gene encoding methylcrotonoyl-CoA carboxylase beta chain, mitochondrial, whose amino-acid sequence MLLQALKPSLPLIRSRGALLRLYHADQVATLGSQADVQSPVYQENYQRMQALVQELKDRSEKIKLGGGERARNLHTSRGKLLPRERIDRLLDPGSPFLELSQLAAYQLYANEEVPAGGIITGIGRVSGVECVIAANDATVKGGTYYPITVKKHLRAQEIAQQNHLPCIYLVDSGGANLPRQAEVFPDRDHFGRIFYNQARLSSEGIAQIAVVMGSCTAGGAYVPCMADESIIVGKQGTIFLAGPPLVKAATGEEVSAEVLGGADLHCRKSGVTDHYAIDDLHALHLARKAVRNLNYKKKLDVTVEPPEAPLFPADEIYGIVGDNLKRNFDIKEVIARIVDGSKFDEFKAFYGDTLVTGFARIFGYPVGIIGNNGVLFSESAKKATHFIELCCNRNIPLIFLQNITGFMVGKEYEAGGIAKDGAKMVTAVSCANVPKITVIIGGSYGAGNYGMCGRSYSPRFLYMWPNARISVMGGEQAANVLATITKDQKAREGKEFTAEQEAAMKEPIIRRFEEEGNPYYSSARLWDDGIIDPADTRLVLGLSLSAALNAPTQKTRFGVFRM is encoded by the exons ATGCTGCTGCAAGCTCTTAAACCGTCTCTCCCCTTAATCCGGAGCAGGGGCGCTCTGTTGAGGCTCTATCATGCGGATCAAGTGGCCACTCTCGGCTCCCAGGCTGATGTGCAGTCTCCCGTTTACCAG GAAAACTATCAGCGTATGCAAGCGCTGGTCCAGGAGCTGAAAGACCGATCAGAGAAGATCAAGCTTG GTGGAGGCGAGAGAGCAAGGAACTTGCACACGTCCAGAGGAAAGCTTCTGCCTCGGGAACGAATTGATAGACTGCTAGACCCGGG CTCTCCCTTTCTAGAACTGTCCCAGCTTGCTGCGTACCAGTTATATGCTAATGAAGAAGTTCCTGCTGGAGGCATCATCACTGGCATTGGACGAGTGTCAGG GGTGGAATGTGTGATCGCTGCAAACGACGCCACTGTTAAAGGAGGTACTTATTATCCGATTACTGTAAAGAAGCACCTTCGCGCTCAAGAGATTGCGCAGCAGAACCACTTGCCATGCATATACCTGG tggATTCTGGGGGTGCCAACTTGCCCAGGCAGGCAGAAGTGTTCCCTGACCGAGATCACTTTGGTCGCATCTTCTACAACCAGGCCCGTCTGTCCTCAGAGGGCATTGCACAG ATTGCTGTAGTAATGGGCTCCTGTACAGCAGGGGGTGCCTATGTCCCTTGTATGGCCGACGAGAGCATCATTGTAGGCAAACAGGGGACCATTTTCCTGGCCGGACCCCCATTG GTAAAAGCTGCTACAGGTGAGGAAGTCTCTGCTGAAGTCCTTGGGGGTGCTGATCTTCACTGCAG AAAGTCTGGGGTGACCGATCACTATGCCATAGATGACCTCCATGCTCTTCATCTGGCAAGGAAAGCTGTGCGTAACCTGAACTACAAGAAGAAATTAGAT GTTACTGTGGAACCTCCAGAGGCACCCTTGTTCCCAGCAGATGAGATTTATGGCATAGTGGGGGACAACCTGAAACGAAACTTTGACATAAAAGAg GTGATCGCCCGTATTGTTGATGGCAGCAAGTTTGATGAATTCAAAGCATTCTACGGGGACACGCTGGTCACAG gtttcgCACGAATATTTGGTTATCCAGTTGGAATCATAGGCAATAATGGAGTCCTGTTTTCAGAATCAGCAAAGAAA GCAACTCATTTTATCGAGTTGTGCTGTAATAGGAACATTCCACTGATCTTCCTTCAGAACATCACAG GCTTTATGGTGGGCAAAGAATATGAGGCTGGAGGCATTGCTAAGGATGGGGCCAAGATGGTAACCGCTGTGTCCTGTGCCAATGTGCCCAAGATCACGGTCATCATCGGAGGATCCTATGGGGCTGGAAATTACGGCATGTGCGGCAGATCCTACAG TCCTCGATTCCTCTATATGTGGCCTAATGCACGCATCTCAGTGATGGGAGGGGAGCAGGCAGCAAATGTGCTGGCCACCATCACTAAAGACCAGAAAGCCAGAGAAGGGAAAGAG TTCACAGCAGAACAGGAGGCAGCTATGAAGGAGCCCATTATCAGACGGTTTGAAGAGGAAGGAAATCCATATTACTCCAGTGCCAG